A single region of the Lycium barbarum isolate Lr01 chromosome 2, ASM1917538v2, whole genome shotgun sequence genome encodes:
- the LOC132628461 gene encoding uncharacterized protein LOC132628461 produces the protein MSYKVNPNARSFDPTFRCEYHSNAQGHSTKNCFTLKRAIEKLIDDKAIVIHDEEAPNVTNNPLPPHNNAHVVGMICDDKEYKQTGKTIMEIDTLKEGLGMVTKSAQEAPLCVKGASSNANLKGSGKLILFGQNQNGLRKMTEPIVIKHMTQILVTNIKTVPWNYNKTTVTYKGKEIGEEIDETGGLTRSGRCYAPEELRRAKQARDSQFPVKKPITEEQAEKFMKKMKVQDYSIVDHLRKTPAQISLLSLLIHSKEHCQALIRILNEAHVSDKTTVSHLEKMANRIFEVNRITFTDDELPVEGTGHNKALHLTVKCEEHYVKRVMIDGGSGVDICPLFTLQSLKISTDRIRTNNPWIHAARAVPSTLHQVVKFEYEKQEIIVHGEDDLLIYRDPSVPCVEAKEGCESLIFQTFEIVAADQFMEGKPILEPRLSSTSVMVATQMLQNGYEPGKGLGVSLQGIVDPISPFGNQDTFGLGFRPTNADRKWAKEQKNKIGEGPNHADVQRIGLEVELANWEATPLPTKKESCFVNADFNNMTCMRNSRPDLKELSNLEIMNQEVDEYDEEEAFEEIKRELDQFENKPKPNLNETESYDDMPGLSVDLVVHKLPTYPDFPPVQQKQRKFKKEVSDKIKEEIMKQLSANVIRVVRFTTWLANVVPVPKKDGKTRVCVDYRDLNKASPKDNFPLPNIHILVDNCPKHEIQSFMDCYAGYHQILMDEEDAEKTAFTTPWGTYCYRVMPFGLKNAGATYMRAMTTILHDMMHKEIEVYVDNVIIKSKTQADHVRDLRKFFERLWKYNLKLNPAKCAFGVPSGKLLGFIVSRRGIELDPSKIKAIRELLPPKNRTEVMSLLGRLNYISRFIAQLTTTCEPIFKLLKKDAAVKWTDERQEAFDKIKEYLSNPPVLVPPEPGRPLFLYLSVMDNSFGCVLGQYDATGKKEQAIYYLSKKFTSYEVKYTFLEKTCCALTWVAQKLKHYLSSYTTHLISRMDPLKYIFQKPMPSGRLAKWQILLTEFDIIYVTRTAINAQALADHLAENPVNDEYEPLNTYFPDEEINSVEEEVRDDSHV, from the exons ATGTCGTATAAAGTCAACCCAAATGCAAGAAGTTTTGACCCCACTTTCAGGTGCGAGTATCATTCTAACGCTCAGGGTCATAGCACAAAAAATTGTTTTACTTTGAAGAGAGCCATTGAGAAGCTAATTGATGACAAAGCAATTGTAATACATGACGAAGAGGCTCCGAATGTCACCAACAACCCACTTCCTCCTCACAACAATGCTCATGTTGTTGGGATGATCTGTGACGATAAGGAATACAAGCAAACAGGAAAAACAATAATGGAAATTGACACCTTAAAAGAAGGGTTGGGTATGGTGACAAAGTCTGCACAAGAAGCACCGTTGTGTGTAAAAGGTGCAAGTTCTAATGCGAATCTCAAAGGCTCGGGGAAGTTGATATT GTTTGGTCAAAACCAGAATGGTTTAAGAAAGATGACAGAACCAATTGTGATAAAGCACATGACACAAATTCTAGTGACAAACATAAAAACTGTCCCATGGAACTACAACAAAACCACTGTGACTTACAAGGGCAAGGAGATTGGTGAAGAAATAGACGAAACCGGTGGCTTAACGCGTTCTGGAAGGTGTTATGCTCCAGAAGAACTAAGGAGAGCCAAACAAGCCAGGGATAGCCAATTTCCGGTGAAAAAACCTATCACTGAAGAACAAGCTGAAAAGTTCATGAAGAAGATGAAAGTCCAGGATTACTCTATTGTTGATCATTTGAGAAAAACTCCTGCTCAGATTTCATTGCTATCTTTGCTCATACATTCTAAAGAGCACTGTCAAGCATTGATTAGAATTCTGAATGAGGCACATGTTTCAGACAAAACAACTGTAAGTCACCTGGAAAAGATGGCCAATAGAATATTTGAGGTGAATAGAATCACTTTCACCGACGATGAGTTGCCTGTGGAAGGAACTGGACATAATAAGGCTTTGCATTTAACTGTCAAATGTGAAGAACATTATGTGAAAAGAGTCATGATTGATGGAGGCTCAGGTGTGGACATCTGCCCCCTTTTTACTTTGCAGAGTTTGAAAATCAGCACAGATAGAATTCGTACTAACAAT CCATGGATCCATGCAGCCAGAGCGGTGCCATCTACTTTACACCAAGTGGTCAAGTTTGAATATGAGAAACAAGAAATTATTGTTCACGGTGAAGATGATCTTTTAATATATAGAGACCCTTCTGTCCCATGTGTTGAGGCCAAGGAAGGTTGTGAATCCCTCATATTTCAGACCTTTGAAATAGTGGCAGCTGATCAGTTTATGGAAGGGAAGCCTATCTTAGAGCCTCGTCTATCCTCTACTTCAGTCATGGTGGCTACACAAATGCTGCAAAATGGTTATGAGCCAGGAAAGGGTTTGGGGGTGTCATTGCAAGGAATTGTTGACCCTATCTCTCCATTTGGTAATCAAGATACTTTTGGTTTGGGTTTTAGGCCAACTAATGCTGACAGAAAATGGGCAAAAGAGCAGAAAAATAAG ATTGGTGAAGGCCCTAATCATGCAGATGTGCAACGTATTGGCCTAGAAGTCGAGCTCGCCAACTGGGAAGCTACTCCTCTCCCCACAAAGAAGGAGTCTTG TTTCGTTAACGCCGACTTTAATAACATGACATGCATGCGGAATTCACGTCCAGATCTTAAAGAGCTGTCTAATCTCGAAATAATGAATCAAGAGGTTGACGAATATGATGAAGAAGAGgcttttgaagaaataaaaagggaactaGATCAATTTGAGAATAAGCCTAAGCCTAATCTAAATGAAACCGAG TCTTATGATGACATGCCAGGTTTGAGCGTTGATCTGGTAGTGCACAAACTTCCTACATACCCTGATTTCCCACCAGTCCAACAAAAGCAAAGAAAATTTAAGAAAGAGGTGAGTGATAAGATTAAAGAGGAAATCATGAAGCAATTGAGTGCAAATGTGATCAGGGTCGTCCGATTTACTACATGGCTAGCAAATGTTGTGCCCGTACCAAAAAAAGATGGGAAAACCAGAGTTTGTGTTGACTATAGAGACTTGAACAAAGCTAGTCCAAAGGACAACTTTCCTTTGCCTAACATCCACATTCTTGTTGACAATTGTCCCAAACACGAGATTCAATCTTTTATGGATTGTTATGCTGGGTATCACCAAATTTTGATGGACGAAGAGGATGCAGAAAAGACCGCCTTCACCACCCCATGGGGTACTTACTGTTACAGGGTTATGCCATTTGGCTTGAAGAACGCAGGGGCAActtacatgagagctatgactactaTCTTGCATGACATGATGCATAAAGAAATTGAAGTGTACGTCGATAATGTGATCATTAAGTCCAAAACTCAAGCTGACCATGTGCGTGATCTGAGAAAGTTCTTTGAAAGATTGTGGAAGTACAACCTCAAGCTCAATCCAGCCAAGTGTGCATTTGGAGTTCCATCTGGGAAACTTCTAGGGTTTATAGTTAGTCGGCGAGGAATTGAATTAGACCCCTCCAAGATAAAGGCCATTCGGGAATTACTGCCCCCGAAGAACAGAACTGAAGTCATGAGTCTTCTTGGTAGGTTGAACTACATCAGTAGGTTCATCGCTCAGCTCACCACTACATGTGAGCCCATATTCAAGCTGTTGAAGAAGGATGCCGCTGTCAAGTGGACAGACGAGCGTCAAGAGGCTTTTGATAAAATTAAGGAATATTTATCTAACCCTCCAGTGCTTGTCCCGCCAGAACCGGGTAGGCCTTTGTTTTTGTATCTATCAGTGATGGATAATTCCTTTGGTTGCGTTCTAGGACAATATGATGCCACAGGAAAGAAGGAACAAGCGATCtattatttgagcaagaagttcacaagCTATGAGGTAAAATACACATTTTTAGAAAAAACgtgttgtgctttgacttgggtcGCCCAGAAACTGAAGCACTATCTTTCATCCTATACGACTCACCTTATATCTCGAATGGATCCTTTGAAGTATATCTTTCAGAAACCTATGCCGAGTGGAAGGTTAGCAAAGTGGCAGATTTTACTTACGGAGTTTGACATTATCTATGTCACCCGCACCGCTATAAATGCACAAGCATTGGccgatcatttggcagaaaaccCAGTTAACGATGAGTATGAGCCTTTGAATACCTACTTTCCTGACGAAGAGATTAATTCAGTTGAGGAAGAAGTTCGCGATGACAGTCACGTCTAG